A genomic stretch from Lysobacter soyae includes:
- the bioD gene encoding dethiobiotin synthase — MPPFDCYVSGTDTGIGKTHVSASLLRGWRAQGSRVIGMKPVASGCEPHADGLRNEDALRLIEAADAHVPYADINPFALTDPLAPELAAANDGVDITMAPIQAAFARLCGASDHVLVEGVGGWLSPITATMDQKDIVHALDLPVIMVVGVRLGCVHQARATARSILGDGCQWAGWIANEIDPEMDAFAENLLILERVLGEPPLAVLRYEPAATDSRA; from the coding sequence TTGCCGCCTTTCGATTGCTACGTCTCCGGCACCGACACCGGCATCGGCAAAACCCATGTGAGTGCGTCGCTGCTGCGCGGCTGGCGTGCCCAAGGCAGCCGCGTCATCGGGATGAAGCCGGTGGCCAGTGGCTGTGAACCGCATGCCGACGGGCTGCGTAACGAAGACGCCCTGCGTTTGATTGAAGCGGCCGATGCGCACGTCCCCTACGCGGATATCAATCCCTTTGCGCTGACCGATCCATTGGCGCCGGAATTGGCGGCCGCAAACGATGGTGTGGACATCACGATGGCGCCGATCCAAGCAGCGTTCGCGCGACTGTGCGGCGCCAGCGACCATGTCTTGGTCGAAGGGGTGGGGGGATGGTTGTCACCGATCACCGCGACGATGGATCAGAAAGACATCGTCCACGCGCTGGATCTGCCGGTGATCATGGTGGTCGGGGTCCGGCTCGGCTGCGTCCATCAGGCACGTGCCACCGCGCGATCGATTCTGGGCGATGGCTGCCAATGGGCGGGCTGGATTGCGAACGAAATCGATCCGGAGATGGATGCTTTCGCTGAGAATTTGCTGATTCTCGAGCGGGTGCTCGGTGAGCCGCCTTTGGCGGTGCTGAGGTATGAACCCGCCGCGACGGATTCGCGCGCATAA
- a CDS encoding GAF domain-containing protein yields the protein MYQHEELQGSKPERYAQLLEMSRHLIHGETDRYANAANLSALLYMHLPDVNWLGFYFYDGNELVVGPFQGKPACIRIALGRGVCGTAAESGKTQRVDDVEAFPGHIACDAASRSELVIPLMRGNALVGVLDIDSPITHRFDEDDQKGLEAIAALYVHSIR from the coding sequence ATGTATCAGCATGAAGAATTGCAGGGCAGCAAGCCCGAGCGTTACGCGCAGCTCTTGGAGATGTCGCGTCACTTAATCCACGGGGAAACCGACCGCTATGCCAATGCGGCCAACCTCAGCGCATTGCTGTACATGCATTTACCTGATGTGAATTGGCTCGGGTTTTATTTCTACGACGGCAACGAATTGGTGGTGGGTCCGTTCCAGGGCAAACCGGCCTGCATTCGCATCGCGCTGGGCCGCGGTGTTTGCGGCACCGCGGCGGAAAGCGGCAAGACCCAGCGCGTCGATGACGTCGAGGCATTTCCCGGGCATATCGCGTGCGATGCGGCATCACGATCAGAGCTGGTCATCCCCCTGATGCGCGGCAATGCGCTGGTCGGCGTCCTCGACATCGACAGCCCGATCACGCACCGCTTCGACGAAGACGACCAAAAAGGTTTGGAAGCCATCGCCGCCCTTTACGTGCACAGCATTCGTTAA
- a CDS encoding oligopeptide:H+ symporter has protein sequence MTQAARLPRQIPYIMGNEACERFSFYGMRNILTPFLVSTLLLYLPEAERGPMAKEVFHSFVIGVYFFPLLGGWLSDRFFGKYNTVLWFSLIYCLGHACLAVFEDNRQGFYAGLLLIALGSGGIKPLVVSFVGDQFDRSNKHLAKIVFDFFYWTINFGSFFASLLMPIFLRNYGPAVAFGIPGILMGVATLLFWLGRKDYVRVPPTRGDDPDSFFNVARTALTTSVAGRGNRGTQVASMGAALAVLCLVAWSLQAWAGVDVPFWPDDFGFVVSACLALGIMIAMGGLGVSLQLERARGQHPDAAVDSVRSVLRILIVFALTTPFWSLFDQKASTWVLQGNAMHVPHEAWWWPSWLVKEPAQMQALNPLLIMLLIPFNNLVLYPLLRRMGFEPTPLKRMGWGIVFAGLAWVIAGFIQLQIDSGASTSLAWQVWPYLLLTFGEVLVSATALEFAYSQATQAMKGVIMAFWYLTSTFGSLWVLLTNAGVRNEAVLGTIARTGYSENAFLMFFFAAFAFVAAIGFALYARRYKMQDNYRAAA, from the coding sequence ATGACCCAAGCCGCGCGCCTGCCCCGACAAATCCCTTACATCATGGGCAACGAGGCCTGCGAACGTTTCAGCTTCTATGGCATGCGCAACATCCTGACACCGTTCCTGGTGTCCACCCTGCTGTTGTATTTGCCGGAAGCCGAACGCGGTCCGATGGCAAAAGAGGTGTTCCACAGCTTCGTGATCGGCGTGTATTTCTTTCCCTTGTTGGGCGGCTGGCTGTCTGACCGATTCTTCGGCAAGTACAACACCGTGCTGTGGTTCTCCTTGATCTACTGCTTGGGCCACGCCTGCCTCGCGGTCTTTGAAGACAACCGGCAAGGTTTTTATGCAGGGCTGTTGTTGATCGCCTTGGGCTCGGGCGGCATCAAACCGTTGGTGGTGAGTTTTGTCGGGGACCAGTTCGACCGCTCGAACAAGCACCTCGCGAAGATCGTGTTCGACTTCTTCTACTGGACCATCAATTTCGGCAGCTTCTTCGCCTCGTTGTTGATGCCTATTTTCCTGCGCAATTACGGGCCGGCGGTGGCGTTCGGCATTCCCGGCATTTTGATGGGTGTCGCCACCTTGCTGTTCTGGCTGGGTCGCAAAGACTACGTCCGTGTGCCGCCGACGCGTGGCGACGATCCCGACAGTTTCTTCAATGTCGCACGCACGGCATTGACCACATCGGTGGCGGGTCGCGGCAATCGCGGCACACAAGTGGCTTCGATGGGCGCGGCGCTCGCGGTGTTGTGCCTCGTTGCTTGGTCGTTGCAGGCATGGGCGGGTGTGGATGTGCCGTTCTGGCCGGATGATTTCGGCTTCGTGGTCAGTGCCTGCCTTGCGCTCGGCATCATGATCGCGATGGGTGGTTTGGGCGTATCGCTGCAGCTCGAACGCGCGCGCGGCCAGCATCCCGATGCCGCGGTGGATAGCGTGCGTTCGGTGTTGCGCATTCTGATCGTCTTTGCCTTGACCACGCCGTTCTGGTCGCTGTTCGATCAGAAAGCGTCCACTTGGGTACTTCAAGGCAATGCCATGCATGTGCCCCATGAAGCCTGGTGGTGGCCGAGCTGGTTGGTGAAAGAGCCCGCGCAAATGCAGGCCTTGAATCCGCTTTTGATCATGTTGCTGATTCCGTTCAACAACCTCGTGTTGTATCCGCTGCTGCGCCGGATGGGTTTTGAACCGACACCGCTCAAGCGCATGGGCTGGGGCATTGTCTTCGCGGGCTTGGCGTGGGTGATTGCGGGCTTCATTCAACTGCAAATCGACAGCGGTGCCTCCACCTCATTGGCATGGCAAGTCTGGCCCTACCTGTTGCTGACCTTCGGCGAAGTGTTGGTATCGGCCACCGCGCTCGAGTTTGCCTACAGCCAGGCGACGCAGGCAATGAAGGGCGTGATCATGGCCTTCTGGTACCTCACCAGTACTTTCGGCAGTTTGTGGGTGTTGCTGACCAATGCCGGCGTGCGCAACGAAGCCGTGCTCGGCACCATCGCGCGTACCGGCTACAGCGAGAACGCCTTCTTGATGTTCTTCTTTGCCGCTTTCGCGTTTGTCGCCGCGATCGGATTCGCGCTCTATGCGCGGCGCTACAAGATGCAGGACAACTATCGCGCCGCGGCTTGA